One part of the Alistipes onderdonkii genome encodes these proteins:
- the rpsD gene encoding 30S ribosomal protein S4 → MGKYIGPKSKIARKFGEAIYGADKVLEKRNFPPGQHGLARKRKKVSEYGTQLSEKQKAKYTYGLLEKQFARTYDQAARMGGITGENLLKLLECRLDNVVYRLGIAPTRAAARQLVSHCHICVNGSVVNIPSYSLRAGDVVSVREKSKSLEVISASLAGGSKSRYAWLEWDNASMSGKFLQKPEREEIPENIKEQLIVELYSK, encoded by the coding sequence ATGGGAAAATACATAGGACCAAAATCGAAGATCGCCAGAAAGTTCGGCGAAGCTATTTACGGGGCGGACAAGGTGCTTGAGAAACGCAACTTTCCTCCCGGACAGCACGGTCTGGCGCGCAAGCGCAAGAAGGTGTCGGAGTACGGCACGCAGTTGAGCGAGAAGCAGAAGGCAAAGTATACGTACGGCCTGCTCGAAAAGCAGTTCGCACGCACCTACGACCAGGCTGCGCGTATGGGCGGTATCACGGGCGAGAACCTGCTGAAGCTGCTCGAATGCCGCCTGGACAATGTTGTTTACCGCTTGGGTATCGCCCCGACGCGTGCAGCTGCCCGCCAGCTCGTTTCGCACTGCCACATCTGCGTGAATGGCAGCGTCGTGAACATCCCCTCGTACTCGCTGCGTGCGGGTGACGTGGTGTCCGTTCGCGAGAAGTCGAAGAGCCTGGAAGTGATCTCGGCATCTCTGGCCGGCGGTTCGAAGAGCCGCTATGCTTGGCTTGAGTGGGACAATGCCTCGATGAGCGGCAAGTTCCTGCAGAAGCCTGAGCGCGAGGAGATCCCCGAGAACATCAAGGAGCAGCTCATCGTCGAGTTGTACTCGAAGTAG
- the rpsK gene encoding 30S ribosomal protein S11 — MAKKTGTVKKKVVKVGAVGNAYVHSTFNNVIITITNEVGDVISWSSAGKMGFRGSKKNTPYAAQTASADCAKVAYDMGLRKVKVYVKGPGAGRESAVRTIHGAGIEVMEIIDVTPLPHNGCRAPNRRRV, encoded by the coding sequence ATGGCAAAGAAAACTGGAACAGTTAAGAAAAAGGTTGTTAAGGTCGGTGCCGTTGGCAATGCCTACGTTCACTCCACTTTCAACAACGTAATCATCACCATCACCAACGAGGTGGGTGACGTCATCAGCTGGTCGTCGGCCGGTAAGATGGGTTTCCGTGGTTCGAAGAAGAATACTCCGTATGCAGCACAGACCGCTTCGGCCGACTGCGCAAAGGTCGCTTACGACATGGGCCTGCGCAAGGTGAAAGTGTATGTCAAGGGCCCGGGCGCCGGACGTGAGTCGGCCGTGCGCACCATCCACGGCGCCGGTATCGAGGTGATGGAGATCATCGACGTTACGCCGCTGCCGCATAACGGTTGCCGTGCTCCTAACCGCCGCCGCGTATAA
- the rpsM gene encoding 30S ribosomal protein S13, with protein sequence MARIVGVDLPKNKRGEIGLTYIYGIGRSTARKILEVAGISYDLKVQDWSDDQVGAIRSTIADLGIKVEGECRSAVQLNIKRLMDIGCYRGIRHRLGLPVRGQSTKNNARTRKGRKKTVANKKKATK encoded by the coding sequence ATGGCACGTATAGTCGGTGTAGATTTACCAAAAAATAAAAGGGGCGAGATCGGCCTGACCTATATCTACGGTATCGGTCGTTCGACGGCCCGCAAGATTCTCGAGGTCGCTGGCATCAGCTACGACCTCAAAGTCCAGGATTGGTCGGACGACCAGGTCGGTGCGATCCGTTCGACGATCGCTGACCTGGGTATCAAAGTCGAGGGCGAATGCCGTTCGGCCGTCCAGCTCAACATCAAGCGTCTGATGGATATCGGCTGCTACCGCGGCATCCGTCACCGCCTGGGTCTTCCCGTTCGCGGTCAGTCGACCAAGAACAACGCACGTACCCGTAAGGGCCGCAAGAAGACTGTCGCAAACAAGAAAAAGGCAACAAAGTAA
- the ykgO gene encoding type B 50S ribosomal protein L36 — translation MKVKASIKKRSEDCKIVKRKGKLYVICKKNPKFKMRQG, via the coding sequence ATGAAAGTAAAAGCATCCATCAAGAAAAGAAGCGAGGATTGCAAGATTGTGAAGCGTAAGGGGAAACTCTACGTCATTTGCAAGAAGAATCCCAAGTTTAAAATGCGCCAAGGGTAA
- the infA gene encoding translation initiation factor IF-1, with protein MAKQAAIERDGTIIEALSNAMFRVELDNGHVLTAHISGKMRMHYIKILPGDKVKVEMTPYDLTKGRISFRYK; from the coding sequence ATGGCAAAACAGGCTGCTATTGAAAGGGACGGTACGATTATCGAAGCCTTGTCCAACGCGATGTTCCGCGTCGAGCTGGACAACGGCCACGTGCTCACCGCCCACATCTCGGGGAAGATGCGTATGCACTACATCAAGATCCTTCCCGGAGATAAGGTAAAAGTGGAGATGACGCCCTATGACCTGACGAAGGGGCGTATATCTTTCCGGTACAAATAA
- the map gene encoding type I methionyl aminopeptidase yields the protein MIYLKTGEEIELLRENNILVSKTLAEVGRHIRPGVTTKFLDSVAEDFIRAHGAVPAFLGYQGFPASLCISVNEQVVHGIPSSKCVLREGDIVSVDCGTFMKGFVGDSAYTFAVGEVAGEVRQLMEVTKEALYKGTAQAKAGNRVGDVSAAVQEYAESFGYGVVRELEGHGLGRKMHEDPGVPNYGARGRGPLLKEGMVICIEPMINMGTKAVVFERDGWTVRTRDHKPAAHYEFAVAVRKDGPDVLTDFSIIEQAINK from the coding sequence ATGATATATTTAAAGACAGGCGAGGAGATAGAGCTGCTCCGCGAGAACAACATCCTGGTGTCGAAGACACTGGCGGAAGTGGGTCGCCACATCCGGCCGGGTGTCACCACCAAGTTTTTGGACTCGGTTGCCGAGGATTTTATCCGCGCACACGGAGCAGTTCCCGCCTTCCTCGGGTATCAGGGATTTCCCGCTTCGTTGTGTATATCGGTAAACGAACAGGTAGTTCACGGTATCCCATCCTCGAAATGCGTCCTCAGAGAGGGCGACATCGTTTCGGTCGATTGCGGTACGTTTATGAAGGGGTTTGTTGGTGATTCGGCGTATACGTTCGCCGTTGGAGAGGTTGCCGGGGAAGTTAGGCAGCTGATGGAGGTCACCAAAGAGGCTCTTTATAAAGGTACGGCACAGGCTAAGGCCGGCAACCGCGTAGGCGACGTGTCGGCAGCCGTGCAAGAGTACGCCGAAAGTTTCGGCTACGGTGTGGTGCGGGAATTGGAAGGACATGGGTTGGGTCGGAAAATGCACGAAGACCCCGGTGTCCCCAATTACGGAGCACGCGGCAGGGGGCCGCTCCTCAAGGAAGGAATGGTCATCTGTATCGAGCCCATGATAAATATGGGTACCAAAGCGGTGGTTTTTGAAAGGGATGGCTGGACAGTCCGCACGCGCGACCATAAACCCGCGGCGCACTACGAGTTCGCCGTTGCGGTTCGTAAGGACGGGCCCGACGTGCTGACGGACTTTAGTATCATCGAACAGGCAATAAACAAGTAA
- the secY gene encoding preprotein translocase subunit SecY, which yields MNQYLVVGIVFLVVIALLATNKKLVETLKNIYKIEELRKRVIYTIGLLLVYRLGSFVVIPGINPNALGEGSALASQLDGNGLLGLLNVFSGGAFGNAAIFALGVMPYITASIIIQLMGMMIPYFQKMQKEGESGRRKMNQWTRFLTIGVLILQGPAYIANLYHQVPSAFVYGNSFGFVAYATTILIAGTMFIMWLGEKITDKGIGNGISLIIMIGIVARLPHALLAEVNARFQTASGSAIMLILELVLLFLVFMATIALVQAVRKVPVQYAKRIVGNKQYGGVRQYIPLKMNAANVMPIIFAQALMFIPALFSGTAFAAAFSSMTGFWYNFTLAVLVIAFTYFYTAIIINPQMMADDMKRNGGFIPGVKPGKQTVNYIDTIMTRITLPGSFFLAIVAILPALAMKFLGIQQAFAYFYGGTSLLIMVGVVLDTLKQIESYLLMRHYDGLMKTGRIQGRH from the coding sequence ATGAATCAGTATCTCGTTGTTGGTATCGTCTTTTTAGTGGTAATCGCTCTTTTGGCGACCAACAAGAAATTGGTTGAAACGCTCAAGAATATCTACAAGATCGAGGAGCTGCGCAAACGTGTGATCTACACGATCGGGCTGCTGCTGGTCTACCGCTTGGGTAGTTTCGTGGTGATTCCGGGTATCAACCCCAACGCCCTGGGCGAGGGGTCGGCGCTTGCCAGCCAGCTCGACGGCAACGGACTTCTGGGTCTGTTGAACGTCTTTTCCGGCGGTGCATTCGGCAATGCGGCCATCTTTGCACTCGGAGTCATGCCGTACATCACCGCCTCCATCATCATCCAGCTCATGGGTATGATGATCCCGTATTTCCAGAAGATGCAGAAGGAAGGTGAAAGCGGCCGCCGCAAAATGAATCAGTGGACGCGCTTCCTTACCATCGGCGTGCTGATCCTCCAGGGCCCGGCGTACATCGCCAACCTGTACCATCAGGTGCCCTCTGCATTCGTTTACGGCAACTCGTTCGGCTTCGTAGCCTATGCGACGACGATCCTCATCGCCGGTACCATGTTCATTATGTGGCTCGGCGAGAAGATCACGGACAAGGGTATCGGCAACGGTATCTCGCTGATAATCATGATCGGTATCGTGGCCCGTCTGCCCCACGCCCTGTTGGCCGAGGTCAACGCGCGTTTCCAGACCGCCAGCGGTAGCGCCATCATGCTTATCCTCGAGCTGGTGTTGCTGTTCCTGGTCTTCATGGCTACGATCGCCCTGGTACAGGCTGTCCGCAAGGTGCCTGTACAGTATGCAAAGCGTATCGTCGGTAACAAACAGTACGGCGGTGTACGTCAGTACATCCCCCTGAAGATGAATGCTGCGAATGTGATGCCCATCATCTTCGCGCAGGCTCTGATGTTTATCCCGGCGTTGTTCTCCGGTACGGCCTTCGCAGCTGCTTTCAGCTCGATGACCGGTTTCTGGTACAACTTCACGCTTGCAGTGCTGGTAATCGCGTTCACCTACTTCTACACCGCGATTATCATCAACCCCCAAATGATGGCCGATGACATGAAGCGAAACGGCGGCTTTATCCCGGGTGTGAAACCGGGTAAGCAGACCGTGAACTACATCGACACCATCATGACGCGTATCACGCTCCCCGGCTCGTTCTTCCTGGCCATCGTGGCGATCCTGCCCGCGCTGGCGATGAAGTTCCTGGGCATCCAGCAGGCGTTCGCCTACTTCTACGGAGGTACGTCGCTGCTGATCATGGTCGGCGTGGTGCTCGACACTCTGAAGCAGATCGAGAGCTACCTGCTGATGCGTCATTACGATGGTCTGATGAAGACCGGACGTATCCAGGGTCGTCATTAG
- the rplO gene encoding 50S ribosomal protein L15: MELNNLKPAKGSTHHDKRIGRGAGSGHGGTATRGHKGAQSRSGYSRKLGFEGGQMPLQRRLPKFGFTNLKRVEFKAINLSTLEELAAKKSLSEITVDTLVAAGFISSNDKVKILGNGAVTKALSVKAHAFSKSAEAAIVAAGGSVEKL; this comes from the coding sequence ATGGAACTCAATAATCTCAAACCTGCAAAGGGTTCAACGCACCACGACAAGCGAATCGGTCGCGGTGCAGGTTCGGGTCACGGTGGCACGGCCACGCGTGGCCATAAGGGTGCGCAGTCGCGCTCGGGTTACTCGCGTAAACTGGGCTTCGAGGGCGGTCAGATGCCTCTTCAGCGTCGTCTTCCCAAGTTCGGTTTCACCAACCTGAAGCGCGTCGAATTCAAGGCTATCAACCTCTCGACGCTCGAGGAGCTGGCAGCCAAGAAGTCGCTCTCCGAGATCACGGTCGACACGCTCGTGGCCGCAGGTTTCATCTCGTCGAACGACAAGGTGAAAATCCTCGGTAACGGTGCGGTTACCAAGGCGCTGAGCGTAAAGGCTCACGCATTCTCGAAGAGCGCCGAGGCGGCTATCGTGGCAGCCGGCGGCAGCGTCGAAAAACTGTAA
- the rpmD gene encoding 50S ribosomal protein L30 translates to MARLKITQVKSRIGATERQCKNLDALGLKKINASVEHDDSAIIKGMIERVKHLVKVEEVAVKKAAAPKAKKAEAAEAAE, encoded by the coding sequence ATGGCAAGATTGAAAATCACCCAGGTCAAAAGCCGCATCGGCGCTACCGAGCGCCAGTGCAAGAACCTCGACGCGCTGGGGCTGAAGAAGATCAACGCGAGCGTCGAGCACGACGACTCGGCGATCATCAAGGGTATGATCGAGCGCGTGAAGCACCTCGTCAAAGTAGAGGAGGTAGCCGTAAAGAAGGCTGCAGCACCCAAGGCCAAGAAAGCCGAAGCTGCCGAGGCCGCAGAATAA
- the rpsE gene encoding 30S ribosomal protein S5, with protein MSNTNIKKVRTSDLELKDRLVSIQRVTKVTKGGRTFSFSAIVVVGNEDGVVGYGLGKASEVQSAIAKGVEDAKKNLVKIPVINGTIPHKQELRYGGSLVMIRPAAPGTGIIAGGAMRAVLESVGVKNVLAKSKGSSNPHNLVKATIGALCELRDAHSIARLRGISMDKVFNG; from the coding sequence ATGTCAAATACCAACATAAAGAAAGTACGCACCAGCGACCTCGAGCTTAAGGACAGACTCGTAAGCATTCAGCGTGTTACCAAGGTAACCAAGGGAGGTCGCACATTCAGTTTCTCGGCCATTGTCGTCGTAGGTAACGAGGACGGTGTCGTGGGCTACGGCCTGGGCAAGGCTTCGGAGGTTCAGTCGGCCATCGCCAAGGGCGTGGAGGACGCAAAGAAGAACCTGGTGAAGATCCCCGTTATCAACGGTACGATTCCCCATAAGCAGGAGCTCCGTTACGGCGGTTCGCTCGTCATGATCCGCCCGGCCGCCCCCGGTACGGGTATCATCGCCGGCGGTGCCATGCGTGCCGTGCTGGAGTCGGTGGGCGTGAAGAACGTGCTTGCCAAGAGCAAGGGTTCGTCGAACCCCCACAACCTGGTGAAGGCAACCATCGGCGCCCTGTGCGAACTGCGTGATGCACACAGCATCGCCCGTCTGCGCGGCATCTCGATGGACAAGGTGTTTAACGGTTAA
- the rplR gene encoding 50S ribosomal protein L18 — protein sequence MSLNKIERRERIKMRIRKIVSGTPEQPRMTVYRSNKQIYVQFIDDLAGVTLATASSLDKEVAEAAAGKNKCDVAALVGKLAAERAAAKGISTVAFDRNGYLYHGRVKQLAEAAREGGLKF from the coding sequence ATGTCACTGAACAAGATAGAAAGAAGAGAGAGGATCAAGATGCGTATCCGCAAGATCGTGAGCGGTACGCCCGAACAGCCTCGCATGACTGTATATCGTAGCAACAAGCAGATCTACGTGCAGTTTATTGATGACCTCGCAGGTGTGACCCTGGCCACGGCATCCTCGCTGGACAAGGAGGTGGCGGAAGCCGCCGCCGGCAAGAACAAGTGCGACGTGGCCGCCCTGGTGGGTAAACTGGCCGCCGAGCGCGCTGCCGCCAAAGGCATTTCTACCGTAGCGTTCGACCGCAACGGCTACCTGTATCACGGAAGAGTTAAACAGCTGGCCGAAGCAGCACGCGAAGGCGGTCTTAAATTCTAA
- the rplF gene encoding 50S ribosomal protein L6 produces the protein MSRIGKLPVNLPAGVTVEVSADNVVSVKGPLGTLSQKVDSDIKVEVGTHKDVHTGNEAPAVLVSRPTNQPRHRSLHGLYRALINNMVVGVSKGYEIKQELVGVGFKAEVKGQILEMSLGYSHDTHFMLPKEVTATAVTEKKGNPIVTLKSMDKQLVGQVAAKIRSLRKPEPYKGKGIKFVGEQLRRKAGKSAGAK, from the coding sequence ATGTCAAGAATTGGTAAATTACCTGTAAACCTGCCCGCCGGCGTTACCGTAGAGGTTTCGGCCGACAATGTGGTAAGCGTGAAAGGGCCACTCGGGACGCTGAGCCAGAAAGTTGACTCGGACATCAAGGTAGAGGTCGGCACGCACAAGGACGTTCACACGGGCAACGAGGCTCCCGCCGTGCTCGTATCGCGTCCTACCAACCAGCCCCGCCACCGTTCGCTGCACGGCCTGTACCGTGCGCTGATCAACAACATGGTCGTCGGTGTGTCGAAGGGTTATGAAATCAAACAGGAGCTCGTGGGCGTCGGTTTCAAGGCCGAAGTCAAGGGCCAGATCCTCGAAATGAGCCTCGGTTATTCGCACGATACGCATTTCATGCTTCCCAAGGAGGTTACCGCTACGGCCGTGACGGAGAAGAAGGGCAACCCGATCGTAACGCTGAAGAGCATGGACAAGCAGCTCGTCGGCCAGGTCGCTGCCAAGATCCGTTCGCTGCGCAAGCCGGAGCCGTACAAGGGCAAGGGTATCAAGTTCGTCGGCGAACAGCTGCGTCGCAAGGCGGGTAAATCAGCAGGTGCTAAATAG
- the rpsH gene encoding 30S ribosomal protein S8: protein MTDPIADFLTRIRNAVKANHKVVEAPGSKIKQEITKILYEQGYILAYKFDTDEKGHPSIKIALKWDAATKGNAIKDLKRVSRPGLRQYVSVGDMPRVLNGLGIAILSTSKGIMTDAKARKENVGGEVLCYIY from the coding sequence ATGACTGATCCTATTGCGGACTTTCTGACCAGAATTAGAAACGCAGTGAAAGCCAACCACAAGGTGGTTGAAGCTCCTGGCTCAAAAATTAAGCAGGAAATCACTAAGATTCTTTACGAGCAGGGTTACATCCTCGCTTACAAATTCGACACCGACGAGAAAGGTCACCCGTCGATCAAAATCGCGCTCAAGTGGGACGCTGCCACCAAGGGCAACGCCATCAAAGACCTGAAGCGCGTGAGCCGTCCCGGCCTTCGCCAGTATGTCTCGGTGGGGGATATGCCCCGCGTGCTGAACGGCCTGGGCATCGCTATCCTGTCGACTTCGAAAGGCATCATGACCGACGCCAAGGCCCGCAAGGAAAACGTGGGCGGCGAGGTGCTGTGCTACATCTACTAA